TCCTGCAGACGGTGGCTGGAAACAGCGTGTGCATGTTCTGGAGCAATGGCATGACTGGACCTTTGACTGCAGGATCCACTGATCTGCTCCTCGTCTGCAGCCATGGCCGCTCTCAGCCAGATCATCTTTTACAGGTGCGGCCACAGCCTTTCAATATGTTTTTACCGTAGCTGTAGGGAACGCTTCAACTAGGCTTTTTATGAAAACGGATTAACTGATAAAATACtaacaacaaagcagaaagacagaaaacagatgcAAGACGTAGCTCAGTGTTTCAAGATGAGGCTGAAActtccagagaagaagaaacgctGACACTGTGAAGCCAGAGGAGCAGACAGACATTAATCAGTTACTGGTTAACGCTTGGGACTCCACGTGATAAAATATAAGGTGTCGTAAAGGTCCAGTCAACGCGTCCTGAGCTTTCAGGTCGGCGCATATTTCTAGAGATGAGCTCAGTGTCTTGTCTAACGATAATCATTAGACTCACACCAAGCGAAACCAAGTGGGTTTATAATGTTTATAATGTATTTGACTGCAGACTTGTTTCTGTGTTCCCGTTCGTGCGTAGCATGGTGACCCTCATCCTCGTTTTCTCGgccctcatcatcctcatcttaGCCTTGACCTTTACAAGTAAGACatgacctcctgctgtgatctGTGGTGTCTCCGTCAGCCGGCGCTGATGCGTGGGTGTGTTCAGCACATGATGTTTGTTTAATCGAATGTTTAAAACCATTCGAGTGTGTAGTTCATATTTAGTTACAGAGAATACTGTTGTGTTACCATGACGACGAATACACATGGGCCTTTGTTGTGAATAAGCCGGTTCTGTTCCTGCAGAGTCCTCGCCCCGCGTGATGAGCAGCGACGCGGCGCCGGTCGCCAACCTCGGCCGCGATGagctcctcagctgcttcctcagcacctcctcctccgccgccgccctcgCGCAGGTGTCCGTCACCTGGGAGAGGAAGGACCTCAGCGCGCTCGTTTACAAGTTCGACAACGGCGCCCCGGACCTGGCGAAGCAGGCCCCGCAGTACAAGGACAGAACCCAAGTCTTCCCCGGCCAGCTGGTGTCGGGCAACGCGTCCCTGCTgctgaggagcgtgaggagcggaGACGGGGGCGTCTACACCTGCACCATCAGCTcctccggcggcggcgggacGGTCAACATCAACCTCAGAGCAGCAGGTACCATGAGTCTGTCCAGGTTCTGTTTGCTGCGGCAGCGAATGCCTCTGAGCGACACTTGAACCCGCAGCCCAACCCTCGCGTTGACCCACCGCTTTTCCTGCTTCAGCCTTTTCCGCCCCGACGTTCAACGTCTCCGGCGACGCCCTGCGAGCGCTGGCGGGCGGGTGGCTCCCCGAGCCCGACGTGACGTGGGCGGACGCCGCCGGACGCCCCCTGAGCGCCAACACCAGCGTGGAGCTGAGCGCCGCGGGGACGTTCAGCGTCGCCAGCGCGCTGCCGTCCGTCAACGCCAGCAGCACCTACACCTGCAGCATCCACAGCCGCCTGGTGGCCGCCGTCTCCGAGGCAACTGTGGCTCAGGGTACGTTGGAGCCCTGGGCTTCACTCCTACCACACAAATGCCACCAGACTATTTTATTCTATATCATGTGTTTTTCAGACTACAGTGTTTCTGCGAAGACAGAATTCTACTTCGGCGCAGCTCCATCCCTGCTGGCACCAGCGTACCTCAACATTATAACCAGTGTCCTCTGCATCTATTCATGAAATGTTCCACACACTTATTCAACCACACAGTCGGTGAATCTCCAACGACTAAATACTGTGTCACTGAGTAAATACTGTTCGATACGAAACATGCTGCTGCGTTTGCCTTGAAGGCTTCAGAATTATTTAGATGGTAAACAAAGCAACTACAGAATGTaaaacacaaccaaacacacaaatgtagtTACACAGTCCAGAGCAAACATGTTTTGTCACATTGCTTTTACCCCTCAGAGGCGTCAGACTCTGAGGACCATGTGTCCTGTGTAATAAACCTCTCACGTGTGTTTACTTTGATTTGTGTAAAATGATGAGATAAAGCCCCTCCTTGTGTTTCAGGGTTATTAAAGCTAAGTAAACTCAATAAAGAAGTCAAGAAAAACATTTGAATTCCAGAATTGTCAGACGGTTTTTGTAGCCGcttttattaatgtttctgcaggTTCAGTGCTCATTTCTGCTGCGTGTTCAAATTGAACTGCTTTTAATActgggtgtgcatgtgtgcagtttTTTATGATATAGCTAAATGTGTTATGTTTAAaggtttcattttcactttcatttgtAATATTGAACTAGAAAACGCTGTGCCTTGAATCAAGGAAGTGAGTAttttctggaataacatttattttttcaaagtATCATTGAAAAAGAAAGGGCTTCCTCCGCCGCCTATCGGCGTTGACACCGATCTCCCAGTTTGTCCGATGAACGCGCGTGCCCGCCGGTAGATGGGGGCATTCGGCCCCACGGGGGACGCACGGACTCGGGGAAGGTCTCTTTTTGGAGACCTCCCCTGGAAGTGGGAGCGCTCCGCTATTGGTCCGAGTGAGTGAGGTGTCATGTGTCCCAGGAGCCGTGAACGCAGCGCAGTTTTCCTGGAGAAAAGTAGGACTTAAAATAAATCATAGGCGCTTTAAAAAGCAAGGAAGCGGTGGTTTCGAGCGGCGTCATGGCCCGGAACGGTTCTGGAGGAGTCCTCTTCGCGCTCTGACGGTTTAGTGGCGCTCAAAAACAATGGAGCAGAAAGAAACCGCGGAGCCGAACGCCAACTCCGAGCGCGTGAACCCCAGAGCGACGTGCAACGTGTGCAGACGACTCTACCGCGACCCGAGGATCCTCCCGTGCCTCCACACCTTCTGCTCGGACTGCATCGGCCGTCTGGAGCCGCTCTCCGGGGACGCGAGCAGCCCCGTCACGGTGCTCTGTCCCGAATGCGACTTCGAGGTGGACCTCCCGGCCTCGGGCCCGGCCGGGCTGAGCACCGACCACCTGGCGCTGGACGAGGTGTTCCTGGAGGCCCTGGCGACGGACGGGCCGCTGGGCTGCGACCTGTGCGGCGAGGGCGGCGCCGAGAGGCGCTGCGACGTGTGCTGCGTCAACCTGTGCGCGTTCTGCT
This genomic interval from Betta splendens chromosome 21, fBetSpl5.4, whole genome shotgun sequence contains the following:
- the vtcn1 gene encoding V-set domain containing T-cell activation inhibitor 1, which codes for MAALSQIIFYSMVTLILVFSALIILILALTFTKSSPRVMSSDAAPVANLGRDELLSCFLSTSSSAAALAQVSVTWERKDLSALVYKFDNGAPDLAKQAPQYKDRTQVFPGQLVSGNASLLLRSVRSGDGGVYTCTISSSGGGGTVNINLRAAAFSAPTFNVSGDALRALAGGWLPEPDVTWADAAGRPLSANTSVELSAAGTFSVASALPSVNASSTYTCSIHSRLVAAVSEATVAQDYSVSAKTEFYFGAAPSLLAPAYLNIITSVLCIYS